In Nocardia sp. NBC_01327, the genomic stretch GGGCGGCGGGCAGCCGATTCGCAGCGGCATCGCACCGGTCAACAGCGATGTGGTGACGGTGGGATTCGATATCCCGCAGGACGAGCTACCCGCGGACGGCCGGCTCCGCGTGGATGCCCGCTCCCGGATCGCCGGTGGTGCGGTCGGCGGCTACGGCAAGCCGTGGAATCTGCGCGTGAGCCGGGATTGCCGTCCACTGCACGTGGTTTCGGTCGGTGATTCGGTGACCTGGGGACAGGGCCTGGATCTGGATCGCAAATTCGGTGACCTCACCACCGAGACGCTCGGCACGCAGACCGGCCGCGTCACCCGACTACATGACTATTCGGTGTCCGGGGCGGCGCTGGACGCGCCGAGTCTGCACTCCGACAATGCGCACTGTCCGGCCGCGAATGCCGGCGGCGGTGAGCTACCCGATGTGTTCTGCCAATTGGAGGAAGCGGGCGGCGAGGCCCGGGATCGCGGCTATCAGGTGGACCTGGTCCTGCTGGACGGCTGCATCAACGATCTGGATCCGATCTTCGGTATTCCCGTCGGTCTTACGCCGGGCAGCCAGGATCTGACGGCCGCCGTGCGCCGCGAATGCGGGGGCGCGGGAGCCGAACCGGTCAACCCGGCCGCGAATGTGCCGTACTTCAGCAGCAGCAAGCTGGGGTACGGCGGCCGGGGCATGCAGGACGCCATCGAGAAGGCCCACGCGCTGCCCGGCAGTCCGAAAGTGCTGGTGTCCAACTACTTCTACGGTGATGCCGCGCCGGGCACCCCGCAGGGTGTGCAGCAGCGCTGGTCGGAATTCGTGCGGACATCGGCGGAGGCGTTCCGCACGGCCGCGGATCGCGCCAATACCGCCGCCGGTGAGACCTTCGCGGTGGCCGCCGACGGCCTCTTCGGCCAGGACGGCGGGGCGGTCGGCAATGATCCCAAGCTGTGGATGAATCCGCTGGGCGACGAGGAGATCTCGCTGCGGCTGCTGGCCTGTCCGCCGCACAGTGATCAGGCGCCGCAGTGCGGGAAGGCGGTGGCCGGGCACGCCGATGTCGAAGGCGCGCGGCAGTACGCGAAAACCTTCCTGCTGAATCCGAGAGTCCGCGAATGGTTCGGCGGCGGTGGACCTCTGGGTGACGGCTTCACCGTCTCCCGCACCGCCGGTCCGTCCGGGTCCACGGTGGATTTCGACGCCACCCCGGCGGGCGGTGCGATTCGCCAGTACGAGTGGTACTTCGGCGACGGCGTACACCTGACCACGAACGGTCCGACCGCCTCGCATGCCTACGCCGATACCGGGCCGAACCTGCCGCGCCTGGTGGTCACGGATATGACCGGTCACCGCAGCATGTACGAGCTGAACGAACCGATCGTCATCGGCTGAGGTGAGTTCTGATCGACCGAGGTGAGGACAGCACTGCGCCCCGGGACCGAGGGGCCGGGTCCCGGGGCGCAGTGTGCTCAGCGCTCTACGCGCCGATGAACTCGACGGCCTTCTCGCCGATCATGTAACTCGGGGCATTGGTATTGCCGCCGGTGATGCTGGGCATGATCGAGGCGTCGGCCACGCGCAGGCCCTCGATGCCGTGCACCTTGAGCGTCGGGTCGACGACCGCGCGCTCGTCCACGCCCATGCGGCAGGTGCCGACCGGGTGGTAGATGGAGTGCACACGATTGGGGAGCTCCGCGCGCAGCGCGTTCTCGTCCTGCAGCGCGGGTCCGGGGGCGAGCTCCTCGGTCCAGTCGTCCGCAATGCTCTTGTGCGCCATGATTTCCCGGATCATCCGAATGCCCTCGATGAGGAATTCGGTGTCCCGCGGGTCGCTCAGGTAGCCCGGGTCGATGAGCGGGGAGGCGAACGGGTCGTTCGAAGCCAGCTTCATCTCGCCGCGGCTCTTCGGGTAGATGAGGCTCGGGAAGATGGTGAAGCCGGGACGGCGATCGACCAGGTGCAGCTTGTCCTCGTCCTGGTTGGGGATCGGGTAGCTCCACGGCAGGGTGTGGATCTGCAGGTCCGGGTAGTCGCCCTCGGCGAACTTGGTCTTGACGAAGCCGCACGCCTCGAACACGGTGCGTCCCATCCAGGAGCTGCCCGGGCGGAGCATCTCCTGCATGATGCCGCTGGCGAAGTGGGTCGGAATGCCGCGGTGGATGGCCTTTTTCGAGATGAAGGTCATCGGCACGAAGAGATGATCGTGCAGGTTCTGCCCGACCGGCAGATCGGCCACCACGTCGATGCCGTGTTCGCGCAGGTGCGCGGCCGGGCCGATGCCCGAGAGCATGAGCAGCTGCGGCGAGCCGATGACGCCACCGGAGACGATGACCTCCTTGGCGGCGCGCACGATGCGGCGGGTGCCGTTCTTCTCGGCGATCTCGACGCCGGTGGCGCGGCCGTTCTCGATGACGACCCGCGTCGCGTGCACGTGGGTGAGCACGGTCAGGTTCGAGTTCGGCATATCGGTGATGTAGCCGCGCGAAGAGCTGTAGCGCAGACCGTCTTTGACGCTCTGCTGGAAGATCGAGATGCCTTCCTGCGATTCGCCGTTGTAGTCCTCGATGATCGGCGCGCCGGTGACCTCGGCGGCGGCGACCATGAACTGCTGGGCGATCGGCGTCAGGTTCTGCTGCCGGGTGACCTCGATGGGTCCGCCGGTGCCGCGCAGCTCGGTCGCGCCGTCCTGCCAGTTCTCCAGGCGCTTGTAGGCGGGGACGACGTCCTCGTAGCTCCAGCCGGTATTGCCCTCGGCGGCCCAGGAGTCGTAGTTGGCCTTGTTGCCGCGCACGTAGAGCATGCCGTTGACGGAGCTGGATCCGCCGAGCACCTTGCCGCGCGTCATGGGGATCAGGCGGTCGTTGGCGTGCTTCTGCGGGGTGGAGAACTGCTTCCACGTCACGCGCTTCTTCAGCTGCGGGACGGTGTGCACCATGCTGATCGCGCCGGGCATGGTGACCAAGCGGGTGTTGTCCTTGCGGCCGGCCTCCAACAGGATCACGCTGGCGCCGCGCTCGGCGAGACGTCCTGCCACGATGGCGCCCGCACTACCAGCGCCGACGACTACGTAGTCGGCTGCCGTTGCGGCGTCCGCGGAGCGCGGAGAAGCGGTCATGTTCGTTACCTCATCCTCGAGTGTGCCTGGGGTCACTGTAGAACAGGTTCTAGTCTGCCCGCACGGTGGACATGATGTCCAGTCACAAGATCGACTTCAAGGGGTGGAGGGTCTCGAGTGCGTTGCGAGCGGCCATGTTCTAGAAATGCCCAGCGGTAACTGTATGGGCGGCGGGCGTTCGGGGCGTGATCACGCCATCGAAACCGGGGTTACCGTGCCGGGCGACGTGGTTCAATCGTCGTGAAACACGTTCCAGTTTCGAGATCATAGCGGCTAGCTGCCGTAGGAGGAACAGTGTCTGTTCCGTCGTTACCGGCCGGATTCGATTTCACCGATCCGGCGCTGTGGGCCGATCGCAGTCCCGTCGAGGAGTTCGCCGCACTGCGGCGCACGGCGCCCGTCTGGTGGAATGCGCAGACCCCCGAACAGGCCGCACCGTTCGATGACGGCGGCTTCTGGGCAATTACCCGGCACGAGGACGTCAAGGAGATATCCCGCAGACCGGAGATCTGGTCGTCGCACGAAAAGGGCGCGATCATCCGAATGCCTGCCGATTCGCTACCGGAACAGCTGGAGCTGTCACGAAATGCGTTGCTGATCAATATGGATCCGCCGAAACACACCAAGATTCGGCGGATCATCTCGCAGGGATTCACGCCGCGCGCGGTGGAAGCCCTGCGCAAGACGCTCACCACGCGCGCGGAAGCGATTGTCGCCGAGGCGAAGGCCGCCGGCGGTGGCGACTTTGTGCAGCAGGTGGCTTCCGAACTTCCGCTGCAGGCCATCGCAGAGTTGCTCGGAGTGCCGCAGGACGATCGGCACAAGCTCTTCACCTGGTCCAATCAGCTGCTCAGCTATGACGATCCGGAGTTCGCGGGCGCGAATATGACCGCCAATGCCGAACTGCTCGGATACGCCTACAACCTGGCCGAACAGCGGCGCGCCTGCCCGGCCGCGGATATCGTGACGCAGCTGGTGACCGCCGATGTCGACGGTGAGGCGCTGGGCAGCGATGAATTCGGATTCTTCGTCATCCTGCTGTCGGTGGCGGGCAATGAGACCACCCGCAATGCCATCACGCACGGCATGAAGGCCTTTGTGGACAATCCGCAGCAGTGGCAGCTGTATCGGGAGCGGCGGCCGAGGACCGCACCGGACGAAATCGTGCGCTGGGCGACACCGGTGACGTCCTTCCAGCGAACCGCGCTGTGCGACACCGAAATCGGCGGGCAGAAGATTCGCGAAGGCGATCGGGTGGGGTTGTTCTACAGCTCGGCCAACTTCGATGACGAGGTATTCACCGATCCGTTCGCGTTCGACGTATTGCGCGATCCCAATCCGCATGTCGGGTTCGGCGGTACCGGTACGCACTTCTGTGTCGGCGCGAATCTGGCGCGACTGGAGATCGACCTCATGTTCAATGCGATCGCCGATGCCATGCCCGATCTCGCCGAGGTCGCGCCGCCGG encodes the following:
- a CDS encoding PKD domain-containing protein, translated to MKLWRSRWWRAALLPALVGATAVSGPVAQADANSDYPLIIDVSTPADGQCAGTKGAEHAGLHGTTAVYIPPGVPAHSDVEWRILGGGQPIRSGIAPVNSDVVTVGFDIPQDELPADGRLRVDARSRIAGGAVGGYGKPWNLRVSRDCRPLHVVSVGDSVTWGQGLDLDRKFGDLTTETLGTQTGRVTRLHDYSVSGAALDAPSLHSDNAHCPAANAGGGELPDVFCQLEEAGGEARDRGYQVDLVLLDGCINDLDPIFGIPVGLTPGSQDLTAAVRRECGGAGAEPVNPAANVPYFSSSKLGYGGRGMQDAIEKAHALPGSPKVLVSNYFYGDAAPGTPQGVQQRWSEFVRTSAEAFRTAADRANTAAGETFAVAADGLFGQDGGAVGNDPKLWMNPLGDEEISLRLLACPPHSDQAPQCGKAVAGHADVEGARQYAKTFLLNPRVREWFGGGGPLGDGFTVSRTAGPSGSTVDFDATPAGGAIRQYEWYFGDGVHLTTNGPTASHAYADTGPNLPRLVVTDMTGHRSMYELNEPIVIG
- a CDS encoding GMC family oxidoreductase — translated: MTASPRSADAATAADYVVVGAGSAGAIVAGRLAERGASVILLEAGRKDNTRLVTMPGAISMVHTVPQLKKRVTWKQFSTPQKHANDRLIPMTRGKVLGGSSSVNGMLYVRGNKANYDSWAAEGNTGWSYEDVVPAYKRLENWQDGATELRGTGGPIEVTRQQNLTPIAQQFMVAAAEVTGAPIIEDYNGESQEGISIFQQSVKDGLRYSSSRGYITDMPNSNLTVLTHVHATRVVIENGRATGVEIAEKNGTRRIVRAAKEVIVSGGVIGSPQLLMLSGIGPAAHLREHGIDVVADLPVGQNLHDHLFVPMTFISKKAIHRGIPTHFASGIMQEMLRPGSSWMGRTVFEACGFVKTKFAEGDYPDLQIHTLPWSYPIPNQDEDKLHLVDRRPGFTIFPSLIYPKSRGEMKLASNDPFASPLIDPGYLSDPRDTEFLIEGIRMIREIMAHKSIADDWTEELAPGPALQDENALRAELPNRVHSIYHPVGTCRMGVDERAVVDPTLKVHGIEGLRVADASIMPSITGGNTNAPSYMIGEKAVEFIGA
- a CDS encoding cytochrome P450: MSVPSLPAGFDFTDPALWADRSPVEEFAALRRTAPVWWNAQTPEQAAPFDDGGFWAITRHEDVKEISRRPEIWSSHEKGAIIRMPADSLPEQLELSRNALLINMDPPKHTKIRRIISQGFTPRAVEALRKTLTTRAEAIVAEAKAAGGGDFVQQVASELPLQAIAELLGVPQDDRHKLFTWSNQLLSYDDPEFAGANMTANAELLGYAYNLAEQRRACPAADIVTQLVTADVDGEALGSDEFGFFVILLSVAGNETTRNAITHGMKAFVDNPQQWQLYRERRPRTAPDEIVRWATPVTSFQRTALCDTEIGGQKIREGDRVGLFYSSANFDDEVFTDPFAFDVLRDPNPHVGFGGTGTHFCVGANLARLEIDLMFNAIADAMPDLAEVAPPERLRAGWINGIKHWQVRYA